One Mesorhizobium loti genomic window carries:
- a CDS encoding hydrolase yields MPAEGKTMMHGPIAAAAEHLGRQAQERVFQSHDGAEIFYRFWPAASAEAKGAVVLFHRGHEHGGRMAHLVDELQMPDHAFYAWDARGNGRSSGERGYAPSFSALVRDIDCFMREIAARDGFATQDIALIAQSFGAVLAAAWVHDYAPKLRAMVLASPAFSVKLYVPFAKEGIALWQKLKGRFFVNSYVKAKFLTHDPVRIASFESDPLITRPIASNILVELYQHAARIVADARAITVPTQLMLSGSDWVVRHGPQHEFFVNLGSRTKERHVLPGFFHDTLGERDRAQALDLIRPFLARQYTTPDASVDLKQADIAGYTRDEADRLASPLDLLSPRGLYWAFSRASIRMGAWVSSGMKAGVATGFDSGSTLDYVYENEARGLTPLGRFVDRIFLEAIGWRGIRQRKLHLEELIGAALSTLKAAGRPAHILDIAAGHGRYVLDAIVKSPDQPASVRLQDYSDLNVELGRKLIADRQLPASVSFRRADAFDADMLAAIDPAPDLAIVSGLYELFSDNAMIARSLGGLARTMQPGSLLLYTNQPWHPQLEMIARSLTSHRGGQAWVMRRRTQGEMDQLVEAAGFEKLDERIDQWGIFTVSVARRL; encoded by the coding sequence ATGCCGGCAGAGGGAAAAACCATGATGCACGGACCGATCGCAGCGGCTGCGGAACATCTTGGCCGCCAAGCGCAGGAGCGCGTCTTCCAAAGCCATGACGGGGCAGAAATCTTCTACCGGTTCTGGCCGGCGGCGTCCGCGGAGGCCAAGGGCGCGGTGGTGCTCTTCCATCGCGGCCACGAACATGGCGGCCGCATGGCCCATCTCGTCGACGAATTGCAGATGCCGGACCACGCTTTCTACGCCTGGGACGCGCGCGGCAATGGCCGTTCGTCCGGCGAACGCGGCTATGCTCCGTCCTTCTCGGCGCTGGTGCGCGACATCGACTGCTTCATGCGCGAGATCGCCGCCAGGGATGGCTTCGCCACGCAGGACATTGCGCTGATCGCGCAGTCCTTCGGCGCCGTGCTTGCCGCGGCCTGGGTGCACGACTACGCGCCGAAACTGCGCGCCATGGTGCTGGCCTCGCCGGCCTTTTCGGTCAAGCTCTACGTGCCCTTCGCCAAGGAGGGCATCGCGCTCTGGCAAAAGCTCAAGGGCCGCTTCTTCGTCAACTCCTACGTCAAGGCGAAATTCCTGACCCATGACCCCGTGCGCATCGCCTCTTTCGAGAGCGATCCGCTGATCACGCGGCCGATCGCCTCCAACATCCTGGTCGAGCTCTACCAGCACGCCGCCCGTATCGTTGCGGACGCCCGCGCCATCACCGTGCCGACGCAGCTTATGCTTTCGGGAAGCGACTGGGTGGTGCGCCACGGCCCGCAGCACGAATTCTTCGTCAATCTCGGCAGCCGGACCAAGGAACGCCATGTCTTGCCGGGTTTCTTCCACGACACGCTGGGCGAGCGCGACCGGGCGCAGGCCCTCGACCTGATCCGGCCGTTCCTGGCGAGGCAGTATACGACGCCGGACGCGTCCGTTGACCTCAAGCAGGCGGATATTGCCGGCTACACGCGCGACGAGGCAGACCGGCTTGCCTCGCCGCTCGACCTGTTATCGCCCAGGGGCCTCTATTGGGCCTTCAGCCGCGCTTCCATCCGCATGGGCGCCTGGGTCTCGTCGGGCATGAAGGCCGGCGTCGCCACCGGCTTCGATTCCGGCTCGACGCTGGACTATGTCTATGAAAACGAAGCGCGGGGGCTGACGCCGCTTGGCCGCTTTGTCGACCGCATCTTTCTGGAGGCCATCGGCTGGCGCGGCATCCGTCAGCGCAAGCTGCACCTGGAAGAACTGATCGGCGCGGCGCTGTCGACACTCAAGGCCGCCGGCCGGCCAGCCCACATTCTCGACATCGCCGCCGGCCACGGCCGCTATGTTCTCGATGCGATCGTCAAGAGCCCCGACCAGCCGGCCAGCGTGCGCCTGCAGGATTATTCCGACCTCAATGTCGAGCTTGGCCGCAAGCTGATCGCCGATCGGCAATTGCCGGCCAGCGTCTCGTTCCGGCGCGCCGACGCTTTCGATGCCGACATGCTCGCCGCGATCGATCCGGCGCCGGACCTCGCCATCGTCTCCGGCCTTTACGAACTGTTCTCCGACAATGCGATGATCGCCCGCTCACTCGGTGGACTGGCCCGCACCATGCAGCCGGGCAGCCTGCTCCTCTACACCAACCAGCCCTGGCATCCGCAGCTCGAGATGATCGCACGCAGCCTGACCTCGCATCGCGGCGGCCAGGCCTGGGTTATGCGCCGGCGCACGCAAGGCGAAATGGACCAGCTCGTCGAAGCCGCCGGTTTCGAAAAGCTCGACGAGCGCATCGACCAATGGGGCATCTTCACCGTCTCGGTCGCACGGCGCCTGTAG
- a CDS encoding CDP-alcohol phosphatidyltransferase: MPTLYALKPAFQGRLRPLVNRLAAIGVTANSITILAALMSIAAGAAIAVLHERRWPLLIIPVVLFVRMALNAVDGMLAREHGQASTLGMYLNEICDVVSDLALILPFAAFALFGAWGVIAFAITAGLTEFAGVLGIAAGIGRNYAGPFGKSDRALALGVVAILCAAGLWPASIAALVFPAMATLSLLTAINRIRAGLIGSAS, encoded by the coding sequence ATGCCGACGCTTTACGCGCTCAAGCCGGCTTTCCAGGGAAGACTGCGGCCGCTGGTCAACCGGCTGGCGGCAATCGGCGTCACCGCCAACAGCATCACCATCCTGGCGGCCCTGATGTCGATCGCGGCCGGAGCGGCCATCGCGGTCCTGCATGAACGGCGCTGGCCGCTGCTGATCATTCCCGTCGTGCTGTTCGTGCGCATGGCGCTCAATGCGGTGGATGGCATGCTGGCGCGCGAACACGGCCAGGCTTCGACGCTCGGCATGTATCTGAACGAGATTTGCGACGTCGTTTCGGACCTGGCGCTGATCCTTCCTTTCGCGGCCTTTGCGCTGTTCGGCGCATGGGGCGTCATCGCCTTCGCCATCACCGCGGGGCTGACCGAGTTCGCCGGTGTGCTCGGCATCGCCGCCGGCATCGGACGCAATTATGCCGGACCGTTCGGCAAGAGCGACAGGGCGCTGGCGCTGGGCGTGGTGGCGATCCTGTGCGCCGCCGGGCTGTGGCCGGCATCCATCGCGGCGCTCGTGTTTCCGGCCATGGCAACGCTTTCGCTGCTGACCGCCATAAACCGGATACGCGCTGGTCTTATTGGCAGCGCCAGCTGA
- a CDS encoding transcriptional regulator: MVSDGIDRLGFLIHDVQRLMRKRFETRASGLGLSSAQWRLMVRVAKEEGVTQARLAELLEIEPISVSRLVDRMEEGGWIERRADAADRRVRMIFPTAKASAAYAEVKSLAGEVYEESLVGVSPEDRRVLIRALDAMAQNLADGDTSEKVEPTKGAAA, from the coding sequence ATGGTTTCAGATGGCATCGACAGATTGGGATTTTTGATCCACGACGTGCAGCGCCTGATGCGCAAGCGTTTCGAGACGCGTGCCAGTGGGCTTGGCCTGTCTTCGGCGCAATGGCGCCTCATGGTGCGTGTCGCCAAGGAGGAAGGCGTCACCCAGGCCCGGCTTGCCGAACTGCTCGAAATCGAGCCGATCAGCGTCTCGCGCCTTGTCGACCGGATGGAAGAGGGCGGCTGGATCGAGCGCCGCGCCGACGCCGCCGACCGCCGCGTGCGCATGATTTTCCCGACCGCCAAGGCAAGCGCTGCCTATGCCGAGGTCAAGAGCCTCGCCGGCGAAGTCTATGAGGAGTCGCTTGTCGGTGTTTCGCCGGAGGACCGTCGCGTCCTGATCAGGGCGCTCGATGCGATGGCACAGAATCTGGCGGACGGGGATACCTCGGAAAAAGTCGAGCCTACGAAAGGCGCAGCAGCATGA